In a genomic window of Curtobacterium flaccumfaciens pv. betae:
- a CDS encoding ABC transporter substrate-binding protein gives MTRHLRFTLAVATAAVAALALSACSAGGSSNADGTVTDGKLTIATGDPAYSPWIEDNKPESGKGFESAVAYAVAKEMGYGKSDVVWKRSTFDSAIAPGPKDWDLNVQQFSIDAKRKKAVDMSSAYYTTTQAVVTTSGSKAADDTTITALKQDAIGVATGSTSIASVKDVLGVTPQVFNSNDDAVLALKSGQIDAIVTDLPTAFYMASAQLDDGTVSAQFPSDGKGDEFGFVLPKDSELTSKVDKALKTLDDDGTLQDLQTKWLSSETGTPVLK, from the coding sequence GTGACCCGTCACCTCCGCTTCACCCTCGCCGTCGCCACCGCCGCGGTCGCCGCCCTCGCCCTGTCGGCCTGCTCCGCCGGGGGCAGCAGCAACGCCGACGGCACCGTGACCGACGGCAAGCTCACGATCGCCACCGGCGACCCGGCGTACTCGCCCTGGATCGAGGACAACAAGCCCGAGTCCGGCAAGGGCTTCGAGTCCGCCGTGGCGTACGCCGTCGCGAAGGAGATGGGCTACGGCAAGTCCGACGTCGTCTGGAAGCGCAGCACCTTCGACAGCGCCATCGCACCGGGGCCGAAGGACTGGGACCTCAACGTCCAGCAGTTCTCGATCGACGCGAAGCGCAAGAAGGCCGTCGACATGTCGAGCGCCTACTACACGACGACCCAGGCGGTCGTGACCACGTCCGGGTCGAAGGCCGCCGACGACACCACGATCACCGCGCTCAAGCAGGACGCCATCGGCGTCGCGACCGGTTCGACGAGCATCGCGAGCGTCAAGGACGTCCTCGGGGTCACGCCGCAGGTGTTCAACTCCAACGACGACGCCGTGCTCGCGCTCAAGTCCGGGCAGATCGACGCGATCGTCACCGACCTGCCGACGGCGTTCTACATGGCCTCGGCGCAGCTCGACGACGGCACCGTGTCCGCGCAGTTCCCGTCCGACGGCAAGGGCGACGAGTTCGGCTTCGTCCTGCCGAAGGACTCGGAGCTCACGAGCAAGGTCGACAAGGCCCTGAAGACCCTCGACGACGACGGCACCCTGCAGGACCTGCAGACCAAGTGGCTCTCGTCGGAGACCGGTACGCCGGTCCTGAAGTAA
- a CDS encoding cupin domain-containing protein, protein MTESAPHPGMAARRTVTGELIEWLDVPKRAIALGMEPHPEGGWYVRTWTSPATVTTPAGERPAATLIHFLLPPGEASAWHRVTSDEIWMWHGPDTVDLQLGGDGDVPEPGATITLGPDAGRDRVNDAQAFVRGGVWQRTIPGDGEVLLSCLVSPGFSFDDFTMADDGDPAVE, encoded by the coding sequence ATGACCGAGTCCGCACCCCACCCCGGCATGGCCGCACGCCGAACCGTCACCGGTGAGCTGATCGAGTGGCTCGACGTGCCGAAGCGCGCGATCGCCCTCGGCATGGAACCGCACCCCGAGGGTGGCTGGTACGTCCGCACCTGGACCTCGCCGGCGACGGTCACCACCCCCGCGGGGGAGCGTCCCGCCGCCACGCTGATCCACTTCCTGCTGCCCCCGGGTGAGGCCTCCGCCTGGCACCGGGTCACGAGCGACGAGATCTGGATGTGGCACGGGCCGGACACCGTCGACCTGCAGCTCGGCGGCGACGGTGACGTCCCCGAGCCCGGCGCGACGATCACCCTCGGCCCGGACGCCGGACGCGACCGGGTGAACGACGCGCAGGCGTTCGTGCGCGGAGGCGTGTGGCAGCGGACAATCCCGGGCGACGGCGAGGTGCTGCTGAGCTGCCTGGTGTCGCCGGGCTTCTCGTTCGACGACTTCACGATGGCCGACGATGGGGACCCTGCCGTCGAGTAG
- a CDS encoding amidohydrolase family protein: protein MSARPHPVTVHSARVVVPMTAPPIADGAVAVQDGRILHVGDRSWVIDQLTGSGATFTERQWRGALLPGLVNAHSHLQYTGMAGVGRRQYNGFEDWAAAFNVDYAEPHDWRAEAADGARASILAGVTSIADIVTDIEASTALQDAGLGGIAYWEVMDWENDAWQTHGRDQVLDELDRIPTTPGAGLSPHAPYSLEVAPLLELPDIVRQRGLRLHLHLGEAAFEGERTALGPVPGLDGVDGVGHGNDWHLANVPSFRALRALGFGASATAFVDRLGVLGPDCHIAHGVYMTAADRALLRARGTAVALCPRSNAVIGLDPPPVADYLREGSPIAIGTDSLSSSPSLDLMADVTALHRIARAQGYGHRDLHERLLAAATLGGAHAMGLAVGPDRIGHLAVGARADLAVFDVDARTVPDALAELVEDGAGRAAATVIRGVVRAVAGGVTEPASPHTDTPAPHQEER, encoded by the coding sequence ATGAGCGCCCGTCCGCACCCGGTCACCGTGCACTCGGCGCGCGTCGTCGTCCCGATGACGGCGCCGCCGATCGCCGACGGCGCGGTGGCCGTGCAGGACGGCCGCATCCTGCACGTCGGCGACCGGTCGTGGGTCATCGACCAGCTCACCGGGTCCGGCGCGACCTTCACCGAGCGGCAGTGGCGCGGCGCGCTCCTGCCCGGACTCGTGAACGCGCACTCGCACCTCCAGTACACCGGCATGGCAGGTGTCGGCCGGCGCCAGTACAACGGATTCGAGGACTGGGCCGCGGCGTTCAACGTCGACTACGCCGAACCGCACGACTGGCGGGCCGAAGCCGCGGACGGTGCACGGGCGTCGATCCTGGCGGGCGTCACGAGCATCGCGGACATCGTCACCGACATCGAGGCCTCGACCGCGCTGCAGGACGCCGGGCTCGGCGGCATCGCGTACTGGGAGGTGATGGACTGGGAGAACGACGCCTGGCAGACGCACGGTCGCGACCAGGTGCTCGACGAACTCGACCGCATCCCCACGACACCCGGTGCCGGCTTGTCGCCGCACGCGCCGTACTCGCTCGAGGTCGCTCCGCTGCTCGAGCTCCCCGACATCGTGCGGCAGCGCGGCCTGCGGCTGCACCTGCACCTCGGTGAGGCGGCGTTCGAGGGGGAGCGCACCGCCCTCGGTCCGGTGCCCGGGCTCGACGGGGTCGACGGCGTCGGTCACGGGAACGACTGGCACCTGGCGAACGTGCCGTCGTTCCGGGCACTGCGGGCCCTGGGCTTCGGTGCGAGCGCGACCGCGTTCGTCGACCGCCTCGGCGTGCTCGGGCCGGACTGCCACATCGCCCACGGCGTGTACATGACCGCCGCCGACCGGGCGCTCCTGCGCGCCCGCGGCACGGCGGTGGCGCTGTGCCCCCGCTCCAACGCCGTCATCGGCCTCGACCCGCCGCCCGTCGCGGACTACCTGCGCGAGGGGAGCCCGATCGCCATCGGCACCGACTCCCTGTCGTCGTCGCCGTCCCTCGACCTGATGGCCGACGTCACCGCGCTGCACCGCATCGCCCGAGCCCAGGGCTACGGGCACCGTGACCTGCACGAGCGACTGCTCGCAGCGGCGACCCTCGGTGGTGCGCACGCGATGGGGCTCGCCGTCGGACCGGACCGCATCGGGCACCTCGCCGTCGGGGCGCGCGCCGACCTGGCGGTCTTCGACGTCGACGCCCGCACGGTGCCGGACGCGCTCGCCGAGCTCGTCGAGGACGGCGCCGGGCGGGCGGCCGCCACCGTGATCCGCGGGGTCGTGCGCGCCGTGGCGGGCGGGGTCACCGAGCCGGCTTCCCCGCACACGGACACCCCCGCACCGCACCAGGAGGAACGATGA
- a CDS encoding adenosylhomocysteinase: MPPAPDPATLVWASAAVRRFAAATNLLVAARRFRIVGGDPRDAAALRHLLTALGAREVEQPSDLVDQLWCLGTPDESTPAVEQAADRPRGTTLVVIDAGRYLPAVDEDAFGPVAPARPGVLAVPMLSDDVFLVSTGRDPEDDPAADARLRWARRSMPVARSVAAELRDGGLLRGTRIGVAMFLEPKTAVLSLLLRDAGAEVVVYAHADETDDAVADALRSAGLTVFASSTATLPEQKQLALAMLDAAPHILLDDGSHVIRLAHQERPDLLPTMLGAAEETTSGLRPLRVLAARGELGIPVIAVNDARTKTFFDNRYGTGQSTVFAVLDLVDGLTSGTHRVMPGGAAVVAGFGHVGEGVALVLTALGFRVTVAETDPVRALQARFAGYVVAPLAEAVRDADLVMSATGVPDTIDLDVLRACADGAVLAVAGGVDQEIAIDDALDAGARRQDVGPKAERFVFPGVDDGPIVLDDGGCINITAAEGNPVEIMDLSFAVQLGAVRMLLERGDELERAVVPIDPAVDDVTARAALAAFGSRPLPAGLPAERPADRGPDVRTHRFGDPA, encoded by the coding sequence ATGCCGCCAGCACCCGACCCCGCGACGCTGGTCTGGGCCTCGGCGGCCGTTCGGCGCTTCGCCGCGGCGACCAACCTGCTCGTCGCCGCCCGCCGGTTCCGCATCGTCGGCGGTGACCCCCGGGATGCCGCGGCACTGCGGCACCTGCTGACCGCACTCGGCGCGCGCGAGGTCGAGCAGCCGTCCGACCTCGTCGACCAGCTCTGGTGCCTCGGCACGCCCGACGAATCGACCCCCGCGGTCGAGCAGGCCGCCGACCGCCCGCGCGGCACCACCCTGGTCGTCATCGACGCCGGCCGGTACCTGCCCGCCGTCGACGAGGACGCCTTCGGCCCCGTCGCACCCGCCCGCCCCGGCGTGCTCGCCGTCCCGATGCTGTCCGACGACGTCTTCCTGGTGTCCACCGGCCGCGACCCCGAGGACGACCCCGCGGCGGACGCACGCCTGCGCTGGGCACGACGGTCGATGCCGGTCGCCCGCTCGGTCGCCGCGGAGCTCCGCGACGGCGGACTCCTGCGCGGCACGCGCATCGGTGTCGCGATGTTCCTCGAGCCCAAGACGGCGGTGCTGAGCCTGCTGCTCCGTGACGCCGGTGCCGAGGTCGTCGTCTACGCCCACGCCGACGAGACCGACGACGCCGTCGCCGACGCACTGCGGTCCGCCGGCCTGACGGTGTTCGCGAGCAGCACGGCGACGCTCCCCGAGCAGAAGCAGCTGGCCCTCGCGATGCTCGACGCCGCGCCGCACATCCTGCTCGACGACGGCTCGCACGTCATCCGGCTCGCCCACCAGGAACGCCCAGACCTGCTGCCGACGATGCTCGGCGCCGCCGAGGAGACCACGAGCGGCCTGCGGCCCCTGCGGGTGCTGGCAGCGCGCGGCGAGCTCGGCATCCCCGTGATCGCGGTGAACGACGCCCGCACCAAGACGTTCTTCGACAACCGCTACGGCACCGGGCAGTCGACCGTGTTCGCGGTGCTCGACCTGGTCGACGGGCTCACGTCCGGCACGCACCGGGTGATGCCGGGAGGCGCGGCGGTCGTCGCCGGGTTCGGGCACGTCGGCGAGGGTGTCGCCCTGGTGCTCACCGCCCTCGGGTTCCGGGTGACGGTCGCCGAGACCGACCCCGTCCGCGCCCTGCAGGCGCGGTTCGCCGGGTACGTCGTGGCCCCGCTCGCCGAGGCGGTGCGCGACGCCGACCTCGTGATGAGCGCCACCGGGGTGCCGGACACCATCGACCTCGACGTGCTCCGTGCCTGCGCGGACGGTGCGGTCCTCGCCGTCGCCGGTGGGGTCGACCAGGAGATCGCCATCGACGACGCCCTCGACGCCGGGGCCCGGCGCCAGGACGTGGGGCCGAAGGCCGAGCGGTTCGTGTTCCCCGGGGTCGACGACGGGCCGATCGTGCTCGACGACGGCGGCTGCATCAACATCACCGCGGCCGAGGGCAACCCGGTCGAGATCATGGACCTGTCGTTCGCCGTGCAGCTCGGCGCCGTCCGGATGCTCCTGGAACGCGGCGACGAGCTGGAGCGTGCCGTCGTGCCGATCGACCCCGCGGTCGACGACGTGACCGCCCGCGCGGCGCTCGCCGCCTTCGGGAGCCGACCTCTGCCTGCCGGCCTTCCCGCCGAGCGCCCGGCGGACCGCGGCCCGGACGTCCGGACCCACCGTTTCGGAGACCCGGCATGA
- a CDS encoding glutaredoxin family protein yields MSDATTAPDRVTMFGADWCRDCRRSKALLDTLGVDYEYVDVEQDLSAADRAEAISGRKNIPVVVLPNGKHFVEPSDAELLAELEASGVV; encoded by the coding sequence ATGAGCGATGCGACGACTGCCCCCGACCGCGTGACCATGTTCGGTGCCGACTGGTGCCGCGACTGCCGTCGGTCCAAGGCGCTGCTCGACACCCTCGGCGTGGACTACGAGTACGTCGACGTGGAGCAGGACCTGTCCGCTGCCGACCGTGCCGAGGCCATCAGCGGCCGGAAGAACATCCCCGTCGTGGTGCTGCCCAACGGCAAGCACTTCGTCGAGCCGTCGGACGCCGAGCTGCTGGCCGAGCTCGAGGCCTCCGGCGTGGTCTGA
- a CDS encoding GlsB/YeaQ/YmgE family stress response membrane protein — translation MLGLIISLIIIGLIAGALARLIIPGKQNIGILMTIVLGIVGSFVGGFLGFLIFQHDPMDGFFQPAGIIGSIIGAIIVLFIYTRVAGRGSRR, via the coding sequence GTGCTCGGTCTCATCATCAGCTTGATCATCATCGGACTCATCGCCGGCGCTCTCGCCCGGCTCATCATCCCCGGCAAGCAGAACATCGGCATCCTCATGACGATCGTCCTGGGCATCGTCGGATCGTTCGTCGGCGGGTTCCTCGGGTTCCTGATCTTCCAGCACGACCCGATGGACGGCTTCTTCCAGCCGGCCGGCATCATCGGTTCGATCATCGGCGCGATCATCGTGCTGTTCATCTACACCCGCGTCGCGGGCCGCGGCTCGCGCCGCTAG
- a CDS encoding TetR/AcrR family transcriptional regulator yields MHQLTTTEATALTDCGLRERKKQQTRAAIHRSALALVTDHGLAGVTVEQICADAGVSPRTFFNYFPSKAEAALGLPATTVPDTARAAFLGATGPLVSDLCDLVAHTVTLPQDRRRMKELVRARPEMVPAMMQWMAHARQTVLAVAAERVDEDTARTATTLVMAAVIESAHRSADGSRDELAARLRAVVGEMGRLATA; encoded by the coding sequence GTGCACCAGCTGACCACCACCGAGGCCACCGCCCTGACCGACTGCGGCCTGCGGGAGCGCAAGAAGCAGCAGACCCGGGCCGCCATCCACCGGTCGGCGCTCGCCCTCGTCACCGACCACGGACTCGCCGGGGTGACCGTCGAGCAGATCTGCGCGGACGCCGGGGTCTCCCCGCGGACGTTCTTCAACTACTTCCCGTCGAAGGCCGAAGCAGCCCTCGGATTGCCGGCGACGACGGTCCCGGACACGGCACGCGCAGCGTTCCTCGGTGCCACGGGGCCGCTCGTGTCGGACCTCTGCGACCTCGTCGCGCACACGGTCACCCTGCCGCAGGACCGCCGGCGCATGAAGGAGCTCGTCCGAGCCCGCCCCGAGATGGTCCCGGCGATGATGCAGTGGATGGCGCACGCGCGGCAGACCGTGCTGGCGGTGGCCGCCGAGCGCGTCGACGAGGACACCGCGCGGACCGCGACCACCCTCGTGATGGCCGCCGTGATCGAGTCCGCCCACCGATCGGCGGACGGCTCCCGCGACGAACTGGCTGCGCGGCTGCGCGCGGTCGTCGGCGAGATGGGGCGGCTCGCCACCGCCTGA
- a CDS encoding MDR family MFS transporter — MSTATAPVEVSRGRQDSPASTPGKPIMSHRQILLVIYGLMAGMFLSSLDQTIVGTAIRTIGDDLHGLDQQAWVTTAYLIASTITTPIYGKLSDVFGRRPLYIFGIAVFILGSLLSTLSTSMTMLAAFRAFQGIGAGALMSLPLAIMGDILAPRERAKYQGYFLAVFGISSVIGPLIGGLFAGASSIVGITGWRWVFLINVPIGVAALLMVIAFLHLPKFGEAKAKPRIDWWGATSVIVTLAPLLLVAEQGRTWGWGSASAIACYVIGALGLVAFLVIETRMQDDAIIPLKLFRSSTFSMATILGFLVGFAMFGAMLTIPLYLQIVTGLTPTESGFATLPMIGGLMIASIASGQIVARTGRYRIFPVIGTALVSLGYVVLTFMTIDKPLWFLMIGMFLIGLGLGQLMQSITLASQNSVQPRDMGVATSSATFFRQIGGTLGTAVLLSVLFSLMPANILHATADESNLKPALSAALDPEVASAKANQGVMDQIWNPIVTPLQKQVQSGLDTATDQVTQATAGAPDAVQQQALTAAADKAHASVQDGRLVVDWSDSAQRTYWVDQLAPELSKQIDKGANDSSDSNAETSDTSYLNGADAALTRPFMSGFNASAVTVYWVGFAVILLAFVLSFFFKAPPLRKSSALQEQADDAGTADDLEAQAVRAADTMGSPTAPVTGSIPVQGGRAQV, encoded by the coding sequence ATGTCCACTGCCACCGCACCCGTCGAGGTGTCGCGCGGACGACAGGACTCCCCGGCGAGCACGCCGGGCAAGCCGATCATGTCGCACCGCCAGATCCTGCTCGTCATCTACGGCCTGATGGCGGGCATGTTCCTGTCGTCGCTCGACCAGACCATCGTCGGCACGGCGATCCGCACGATCGGTGACGACCTGCACGGCCTCGACCAGCAGGCCTGGGTCACGACGGCCTACCTGATCGCGTCGACCATCACCACGCCGATCTACGGCAAGCTCTCCGACGTCTTCGGCCGTCGCCCGCTCTACATCTTCGGCATCGCGGTCTTCATCCTCGGGTCGCTGCTCTCGACCCTGTCGACGTCGATGACCATGCTCGCCGCCTTCCGCGCGTTCCAGGGCATCGGTGCCGGTGCGCTGATGTCGCTGCCGCTCGCGATCATGGGCGACATCCTCGCGCCCCGTGAGCGCGCGAAGTACCAGGGCTACTTCCTGGCGGTCTTCGGCATCTCGTCCGTGATCGGCCCGCTGATCGGTGGACTGTTCGCGGGTGCGAGCTCGATCGTCGGCATCACCGGCTGGCGCTGGGTGTTCCTGATCAACGTGCCGATCGGTGTCGCGGCGCTCCTCATGGTGATCGCGTTCCTGCACCTGCCGAAGTTCGGCGAGGCCAAGGCCAAGCCGCGCATCGACTGGTGGGGCGCGACCTCGGTCATCGTCACGCTCGCGCCGCTGCTCCTCGTCGCGGAGCAGGGCCGCACGTGGGGTTGGGGTTCGGCCAGCGCGATCGCCTGCTACGTCATCGGTGCGCTCGGCCTCGTCGCCTTCCTGGTGATCGAGACCCGCATGCAGGACGACGCGATCATCCCGCTCAAGCTCTTCCGCTCGAGCACGTTCTCGATGGCGACCATCCTGGGCTTCCTGGTCGGCTTCGCGATGTTCGGCGCGATGCTCACCATCCCGCTGTACCTGCAGATCGTCACCGGCCTGACGCCGACCGAGTCCGGCTTCGCGACGCTGCCGATGATCGGTGGCCTGATGATCGCCTCGATCGCCTCGGGGCAGATCGTGGCCCGCACCGGCCGCTACCGGATCTTCCCGGTCATCGGCACCGCCCTGGTGTCGCTCGGCTACGTCGTCCTGACGTTCATGACGATCGACAAGCCGCTCTGGTTCCTGATGATCGGCATGTTCCTGATCGGCCTCGGGCTCGGCCAGCTCATGCAGAGCATCACCCTGGCCTCCCAGAACTCGGTGCAGCCGCGTGACATGGGTGTGGCGACGTCGTCCGCCACGTTCTTCCGCCAGATCGGTGGCACGCTCGGCACCGCCGTCCTGCTGTCCGTCCTGTTCTCGCTCATGCCGGCGAACATCCTGCACGCCACGGCGGACGAGTCGAACCTCAAGCCCGCCCTCAGTGCGGCGCTCGACCCGGAGGTCGCCAGCGCCAAGGCGAACCAGGGCGTCATGGACCAGATCTGGAACCCGATCGTCACCCCGCTCCAGAAGCAGGTGCAGTCCGGCCTCGACACCGCCACCGACCAGGTGACCCAGGCCACCGCAGGGGCTCCCGACGCCGTGCAGCAGCAGGCGCTCACCGCTGCCGCAGACAAGGCGCACGCCAGCGTGCAGGACGGCCGGCTCGTCGTCGATTGGTCGGACTCGGCGCAGCGCACCTACTGGGTGGACCAGCTCGCACCGGAACTGTCGAAGCAGATCGACAAGGGTGCCAACGACTCGAGCGACTCGAACGCCGAGACGAGCGACACGTCGTACCTCAACGGTGCGGACGCTGCTCTGACCCGGCCGTTCATGTCCGGGTTCAACGCCTCGGCCGTGACCGTCTACTGGGTCGGCTTCGCGGTGATCCTGCTCGCGTTCGTCCTGAGCTTCTTCTTCAAGGCGCCGCCGCTCCGCAAGAGCTCGGCCCTGCAGGAGCAGGCGGACGACGCCGGCACCGCCGACGACCTCGAAGCGCAGGCCGTGCGGGCCGCGGACACGATGGGCTCGCCCACCGCCCCGGTCACCGGTTCGATCCCCGTCCAGGGTGGTCGGGCGCAGGTCTGA
- a CDS encoding phosphotransferase family protein, which produces MGRTTWTDVPTTLRQQVEGVLGGPVVTAESQASGWSPGSADRVTTAAGERAFVKTVSRSRNEAALDLHRREAEVMAQLPTTVQAPRLLDALHATVDGDDWVALVLEDVAGQHPGGHLDGSDTTAVLDALHTLPLATDGLATLPRIAEDLRGEFGAWDRMLAAGSNTVRVAEVVPPHVLDAGPAIARAASGAAALVDGEHLVHADCRADNLLVDDTGLVWVVDWPWASVGAHWLDSLTYLLDTLVRGEDDDVEHHLATHPVFAGVPAATIDAVLAGLAGLFFEHALPPAPPNMPTIRDFQRCEGVAAAEWLLRRWAA; this is translated from the coding sequence ATGGGGCGAACCACCTGGACCGATGTACCGACGACGCTGCGGCAGCAGGTGGAGGGGGTGCTGGGCGGTCCGGTCGTGACCGCCGAGTCCCAGGCGAGCGGGTGGTCGCCCGGAAGCGCCGACCGGGTGACGACCGCGGCGGGGGAACGAGCCTTCGTGAAGACGGTGTCGCGCTCGCGCAACGAGGCCGCCCTCGACCTGCACCGCCGCGAGGCCGAGGTCATGGCCCAGCTGCCGACCACCGTGCAGGCACCGCGGCTGCTCGACGCGCTGCACGCCACGGTCGACGGCGACGACTGGGTCGCGCTCGTGCTCGAGGACGTCGCAGGGCAGCACCCGGGCGGGCACCTCGACGGATCGGACACGACGGCCGTGCTCGACGCACTCCACACACTGCCGCTCGCGACCGATGGGCTGGCGACGCTCCCCCGCATCGCCGAGGACCTGCGCGGTGAGTTCGGTGCCTGGGACAGGATGCTGGCTGCCGGCTCGAACACCGTCCGCGTCGCCGAGGTCGTCCCGCCGCACGTCCTCGACGCCGGCCCTGCGATCGCCCGCGCGGCATCGGGGGCAGCTGCCCTCGTCGACGGCGAACACCTCGTGCACGCCGACTGCCGAGCGGACAACCTGCTCGTCGACGACACCGGACTCGTCTGGGTGGTGGACTGGCCCTGGGCGAGCGTGGGCGCGCACTGGCTCGACTCGCTGACCTACCTGCTCGACACGCTCGTCCGCGGTGAGGACGACGACGTCGAACACCACCTCGCCACGCACCCGGTCTTCGCCGGGGTGCCCGCCGCCACGATCGACGCCGTGCTGGCCGGGCTCGCCGGACTGTTCTTCGAGCACGCCCTGCCCCCGGCACCGCCGAACATGCCCACCATCCGCGACTTCCAACGGTGCGAGGGCGTGGCGGCCGCCGAGTGGCTGCTCCGCCGCTGGGCCGCCTGA
- a CDS encoding SPFH domain-containing protein, whose translation MEVLFALGAVPLIIVGIIVLAVIALIYAKVVYRNAGADEALIITGKRSRKVKNADGTETVESGIKVVLGAGVLVRPFFEKVAKLSLSSRAIDINVNAQDSRGVTIDVEAVALVKVGETDASIRAAAQRFLGQEKKIDDFAREVLSGSLRASIGATDVSTIIRKRDQLTVAVLDVAKDALHSQGLDVDSFEIKGISDRNEYISDLGRAERARVRLEAENAEAQADREAREARATADQAIAEAENTLAIRRAALQLDADRASAEAAAAGPLAQARASQGVVEQEQITAQKRAELRRAELESEVSAVAEAQARKTRVEAEAAAGAQVETARAQAEARRISAEAVAAEAKAEADARKLAADASRAEGEAAADAIRAKGQAEADATKAQADALAQHSEAVLRVKAIETLPSIARELAAPMSNIDTLTVVSSEGAGALSKSVVSQFSEVDALLGATAGFTLSDIVKSTTTGQAAARAVVREQSVPQVEPAE comes from the coding sequence ATGGAAGTCCTGTTCGCGCTCGGAGCCGTCCCGCTGATCATCGTGGGGATCATCGTCCTCGCCGTGATCGCGCTGATCTACGCCAAGGTCGTGTACCGCAACGCCGGTGCCGACGAAGCGCTCATCATCACGGGCAAGCGCTCCCGCAAGGTCAAGAACGCCGACGGCACCGAGACCGTCGAGTCCGGCATCAAGGTCGTGCTCGGCGCCGGCGTGCTCGTCCGCCCCTTCTTCGAGAAGGTCGCGAAGCTGTCGCTCAGCTCGCGTGCGATCGACATCAACGTCAACGCGCAGGACTCCCGCGGTGTCACCATCGACGTCGAGGCCGTCGCGCTCGTCAAGGTCGGCGAGACCGACGCCTCGATCCGGGCGGCCGCACAGCGGTTCCTCGGGCAGGAGAAGAAGATCGACGACTTCGCGCGCGAGGTCCTGTCCGGTTCGCTCCGCGCCTCGATCGGTGCGACCGACGTGTCGACCATCATCCGCAAGCGCGATCAGCTCACCGTCGCTGTGCTCGACGTCGCCAAGGACGCCCTGCACAGCCAGGGGCTCGACGTCGACTCGTTCGAGATCAAGGGCATCTCGGACCGCAACGAGTACATCAGCGACCTCGGCCGTGCCGAGCGTGCACGCGTGCGACTCGAGGCCGAGAACGCCGAGGCCCAGGCCGACCGTGAAGCGCGAGAAGCCCGCGCGACCGCCGACCAGGCGATCGCCGAGGCCGAGAACACCCTGGCCATCCGCCGTGCCGCGCTGCAGCTCGACGCCGACCGTGCGTCCGCCGAAGCCGCTGCCGCCGGCCCGCTCGCCCAGGCGCGCGCGTCCCAGGGTGTCGTCGAGCAGGAGCAGATCACCGCGCAGAAGCGTGCCGAGCTGCGCCGTGCCGAGCTCGAGTCCGAGGTCTCCGCCGTCGCCGAGGCCCAGGCGCGCAAGACCCGCGTCGAGGCCGAAGCCGCCGCCGGGGCCCAGGTCGAGACCGCACGCGCCCAGGCCGAGGCCCGTCGGATCTCCGCAGAGGCCGTCGCGGCCGAGGCGAAGGCCGAGGCGGACGCCCGCAAGCTCGCTGCCGACGCGTCACGCGCCGAGGGCGAAGCCGCCGCCGACGCGATCCGTGCGAAGGGTCAGGCCGAGGCCGATGCGACCAAGGCGCAGGCCGACGCGCTCGCGCAGCACTCCGAGGCCGTCCTGCGGGTCAAGGCGATCGAGACGCTGCCGAGCATCGCCCGCGAGCTCGCGGCGCCGATGAGCAACATCGACACGCTCACCGTGGTGTCCTCCGAGGGTGCCGGTGCCCTGTCGAAGAGCGTCGTCAGTCAGTTCAGCGAGGTCGACGCGTTGCTCGGCGCCACCGCCGGGTTCACCCTGAGCGACATCGTGAAGAGCACCACGACGGGACAGGCGGCTGCCCGTGCCGTCGTGCGCGAGCAGTCGGTGCCACAGGTCGAGCCGGCCGAGTAA